In Haliscomenobacter hydrossis DSM 1100, the DNA window TGTCCCAGTGTTCGATACCAAACCACTTGTCTCCCGTTCGGCCAAATGCGGTTTGTACCTCGTCGATGATCATCAGTCCTCCGAAGTGTTTGACGACTTCCTGTACAATTTTGAAGTACTCTTTAGGCGCAGTGATAAAACCTCCAACCCCCTGAATGGGCTCAGCCAAAAAAGCGGCAATTTTACCGCTGGTGGTGGTTTTGATCACGTCTTCTACATCCTGGGCGCAGGCTACGCCACAGGAAGGATAAGTCAGTTTGAAGGGGCAGCGGTAGCAATAAGGGTTCACGGCGTGGGTGATGCCGGGTACTTGTGCTCCCGTAAGTCGCCAGTTGCTGTGGGCAGTCAGGGTCATACCCATGGCCGATCGCCCGCTGTAACCGTGGCGCAAGGCCACAATTTCTTGCCGACCGGTATAAATTTTGGCTAAAAAAACTGCGGTTTCATCGGCATCGGTACCGGAAGGAGTGAAAAAAGAAACTTGCAGTTTTCCGGGCGTGATCTGGGCCATTTTTTCCGCCAAATTGACATGGGCCTCGTTGGGGTACAAAGTTGATGAGTGGATCATCTTCTCGGTCTGGTTTTTCACCGCTTCCACTACTTCCGGGCGGTTGTGCCCCACACTCGTGGTGAGGATGCCCCCAAAAAAATCGAGGTAGGCTTTGCCTTCCACATCCCATACGCGCAGGCCCTCGCCACGTTCCAACGGCAGCGGCTCGGTGTAATAGACGATGTGATTCGGCCAGAGGTATTGTTTTTGTTTGGCCAGGATTTCGGCTTTGGTGGAGGTATGGGTGGTTTGCATGGTTTGCGTGTTGATTGAGAGGCTAAGTTAGGGAATTAGTGCCAATGAATGAAACGGCAAATCGAAAGCATGGGTATTCTTCTTCCGTCTGGTTTTAATAAAAAAGTACCTTAATCGGATTATTCTGCCCTTTTGTCAATAATGTTTATTTTCTCCTGCCAAATTTACCTAAAATCACCTTGGCAAATCTTTTGCTATAACACCAAATGCTAGCAAAAACAACCGATATTAGCCCAACGAAAAACAACTGATAGAATGACCTACGACAATTTCACCATAAAAGCGCAGGAATCCATCCTGAAGTCCCAGCAAATTGCGGCGGGATTGGACCAGCAGCAGGTGGACACCGTCCATTTGATCAAAGGAATTTTAGAAACCGATGAGAGTGTGGCCGGTTTTTTACTCGGTAAATCCGAAGTAAACCTCGATATGCTGCGCCGCAAGTTGGACGAAGCCATCCTCAAGTACCCCAAAGTACAAGGCTCCGACAAGCAGTTTTTGACCACCGACGCCAACAAATCCTTGAGTAGAGCCAAAGTTTTGCTCAAAGAATTTGGTGACCAATACATTTCTGTCGAGCTGATGCTCCTGGGCATTGTGCAAGGGGATGACTCTGGTGCCAAACTACTCAAAGAACTGGGTGCCAACGAGCAATTGCTCAAAGGGGCCATCAACGAACTGCGCAAGGGTCGCAAAGTGACCGATCAAAACTCGGAAGACAGCTACAATGCCCTGGCCAAATACGCGATCAACCTCAACGAACGCGCCGAAAGTGGCAAGTTAGACCCCATTGTAGGCCGCGATGACGAAATCCGCCGGGTACTGCACATCCTTTCGCGCCGCAAAAAAAACAACCCGATCCTGATTGGCGAAGCCGGTGTGGGTAAAACCGCCATCGTAGAAGGTCTGGCCTGGCGCATTGTCAAAGGGGACGTGCCCGAAAGCCTGCAAAGCAAAAAAATCTTTGTACTCGACATCGCTGCGCTGATCGCTGGTGCCAAGTACAAAGGGGAATTCGAAGAGCGCCTCAAAGGGGTAATTCAGGAAGTAACCGAATCCAACGATACCATCATTCTCTTTGTAGACGAAATCCACACCTTGATTGGTGCGGGTGGAGGCAATGGGGCGATGGATGCAGCCAATATCCTCAAGCCCGCCCTGGCGCGTGGCGAATTGCGCACCATTGGCGCGACTACTTTGGACGAATACCAAAAATACTTCGAAAAAGACAAGGCCCTGGTGCGTCGCTTCCAGGAGGTACTGATCGACGAACCGAGTGTGGAAGACACCATCTCCATCTTGCGCGGTTTGCAGGAACGTTATGAGGTGTACCACAAGATCGAGATCATGGACGAGGCGCTGGTCGCAGCAGCAGAATTGAGTAGCCGCTATATCTCGGATCGCCAATTGCCCGATAAGGCCATCGACCTCATCGACGAGGCTGCGGCCCGCTTGCGCCTGGAACTGGACTCCCTGCCTGAAGAAATTGACGAGTGGGACCGCAAGGTACGCCAACTCGAAATCGAGCGCGAAGCCGTCAAACGGGAGAAAAACAAAAAACAACAAGACCTCATTGAGGAAAACATCGCCAACGCCAAACAAAAGCGCGACTCGCTGATGGCCGCCTGGAAAGGAGAGAAAGAGTTGGTGGATACCGTCCAGGGCGTTAAGAAAAAAATGGAGGAACTGGAAATCCAGGCCGAACGCGCCGAACGCGCCAGTGACTACGAAATGGTGGCCAAAATTCGCTACGGTGAACTGGAAGACCAAAAACAGATCCTCAAGGTAGCGGAAGAAAAACTTGCCGCCTTACCCGAAGACAGCCGCTTCACCAATGATAAAGTAACCGCCAACGACATTGCTTACATCGTGAGCCGCTGGACGGGGATTCCGATAGACAAAATGACCCAGAGCGAAAAGGACAAACTCCTGAGCCTAGAAAAAGAAATTGGTCAGCGCCTGATTGGTCAGGACGAAGCAGTAAAAGCCGTGTCCGACGCTATTCGCCGCAGCCGGGCGGGTTTGCAAGACGCCGATCGTCCGATTGGTTCTTTCATCTTCCTGGGCCCAACCGGGGTGGGTAAAACCGAATTGGCCAAAACCATTGCCGAAGTCCTCTTCGACGATGAAAAGGCCATGACCCGCATCGACATGAGTGAATACCAGGAGAAACACACCGTTTCGCGTCTGGTGGGTGCACCTCCGGGATACGTGGGTTACGACGAAGGGGGGCAGTTGACCGAGGCTGTGCGCCGCAGACCATATAGCATCATCCTGCTGGACGAGATCGAAAAAGCACACCCGGATACCTTCAACATCCTGCTGCAAGTGCTGGACGATGGCCGCCTGACTGACAACAAAGGCCGGGTTGCCAACTTCAAAAATACCATCATCATCATGACCTCCAACATGGGATCTGACCTGATCATGGAGAATTTTGATGACCTGGAGGAAATGGGTGAAAAACACCGCACCGAAATTATTGCCACCACCAAGGAAGAGGTATTTAACCTGCTGAAAGAAAACCTGCGGCCAGAATTCCTGAACCGCATCGATGAGCAGATCCTTTTCTTGCCGTTGAACAAATCGGAGATCAAACAAATCCTGGACCTTTTGCTGAAAAAGACCCAGAAAATGCTGGCCAAGCAGGGCATCATCCTCAAGGTGAGCGACCCCGCCAAAGACCTCCTGGCCGACATGGGCTACGATCCGCAGTTTGGCGCACGCCCCATGAAGCGGGTGCTGCAAAAGGACGTGATCAACGAGTTGTCCAAACTGGTACTGAGTGGCGAGGTTGCGCTGGGCGATACGATCTATGTGCATACGGATAAGAAGGGCTTAACCTTCAGTAAGGAGCCATATGAAGGCGCCATCAATTTGCCGCCTGATCCGGTAGATGATGGGGATGATGATGAAAAAGAAGTAGAAAAGCCTGTGGAAGAGAAGGCGTAAATATTGTTGCAATCCCGCTGGTGTATTTACATCAGCGGGACAATAATTGCTTTGAAGTTTTATTATCTCATAGTTCTAAATTATACTTTTGGCCGACATTAATATTCATGCATATTCATTGTTTTCTATTCCAATATCTTTGCGTAATAGTGGTTCAGATAAAGTAATCGCTGTAGGTACTGGGTTTTTCTACTCAAAAAATGAAAAACTGTATTTCATTACTAATTGGCATAATGTAACAGGTATTAACCCGATTACAAAAGAACCTTTATCAAGTCATGGCTCTCAACCTCATCAAATTATGATGCCAGTACTTGTAAAAGATGAATTCATTGACTGGGATTATGTAGAATTCGATCTATATAAAGATGAATCTAATTGCGAACCTGACTGGATGGTACACCCTATACATGGAGAAAAAATTGATGTTGTTGTGATAGAGTTTGATTCTGTACTTGATAACCGGATTATTCCTGTAAATGAATGTAAGTGGGATTTAGATTACCCATTAGAAATAAGCGATGATATTTTTGTACTTGGCTATCCCAAAGGATTATCAGTTGCTGGGCATTTACCGATTTGGAAAAAAGCTAGCGTGGCTTCCGAGCCGCAAGTACATTATAATGGCCTACCTTGTTTTTTGATTGATACTGCCTCACGTGAGGGTATGTCTGGAGCACCCGTGATCTACAAAAGAACAGGAGTTCACTTTAAAAAACAAGCAGGAAAGGTTGATGTTAAAAGTACAATATTCGGCGTTCTTTGGAATTTCGTTGGGATATATTCAGGGAGAATTCACGGCACTACAGAGTTGGATGCTCAATTAGGGATAGTTTGGAAAAAAGAAGTGATTGACGAAATAATCGAAGGCAATACCTATGATGTGTTAAGTTCTCAGTTTAAAAAATATTAGTTTTGTTTTTTTTATTTTAATATTTTTTGTTATTTTTAGCTGCTCTATTTTTTAATTAAACCGAAATAATTTAATACTCCATGTATCTGATGTATATCGATGAAAGCGGCGACACAGGCATAAATAACTCGCCTACACAATACTTTGTCCTTTCCGCCATTGTCATCCACGAAGAAAAGTGGCTAGAAGTTTTAGACGATCTAATCCTTTTCAGAAAGTACTTAAAACAACGTTTCGGCCTTGGCATGAATGAAGAAATCCACGCTGCTGACTGGTTAAACAAAGACCCAAAATTAAAGGCAAACATAGTAAAAAATGATAGGCTTGACATCCTGAAAAAATGCCTAAACTGGCTTAACCAAAGGAATGACATCAGCATTTATTCCGTTAGATGTGATAAACATGCGAACCAAAGCAAAGATATTTTTGAATACACCTGGAAAGTATTTATCCAAAGATTTGAAAACACTTTATCACACAAAAACTTCCCCGGAGGCAATGCAACTGATAAAGGTGTATTAATTCCTGATGATACCCACGGGCAGAAGCTTACCGCGTTATTAAGGCAAATGAGAAGATTTAACCCCGTTCCAAATATGAGAGGATATGGAGGAGGAATGAGAAACATCAGATTGCGAGCCGTAATTGAAGATCCGATTATGAGAGATTCCAGTGAAAGCTACTTTCATCAAATGTCAGATATTGTAGCTTTTTTTGCCAGAATGAGCTATGAACCAAATAGGTACGTTAGGAAAAAAGGAGCCAGAACCTTTTACAATTTCTTGGGAAATGTTGTCAACCAAAAGGTAACTTTAAAACAGACAAACAATTGGATAGTGGAGATATAAAACAAAAAAGGGATAGAAATTCTACCCCGGGGGACTCCTACTTACTTCGCCTAAAGGCATAACCATCCACATGGGAGTTTCAGAATCCAATACAAAATTAAGGTATTTTTACTCTATTGTCAAGCATTTCAAAAAATGCCCCCATCTTTTCCTGCTTTTCAACTCCTTCCCCTATCTTGAAGACACTATTTAAATGTACTTTTTCAACTCAAAATCTTTTTTATGAAAAGCGCTCACTCCATATCGCAGATTTATATTATTTGCTTCATTTTGTTGTTTTTTAGCCTCGGTCTAAATGCTCAAAAAGCCAAGATAACCGCTCCGCTTCGAGATCCTCAACTCACCTACCAAAAATACCGCCCCAACCCCACCGATCGCATCCTCTCCCGCGCCACCTACCACCAAAAACTCTACGGCTTTTGGCTTGGCCAGTGCATCGCCAACTGGACAGGTTTGGTGACTGAGATGGACAAAATTGGCAACATTGGCGAGATCAAAACCGGGCCTTTTTACACCCGTGCCGATTGGGGCAAACCGGATCAGCCCAGTATTTGGGCCGCGGGTATTCCCAGTAATTTGTCGCCAACTATTGATTTTGTGCTACGCGGTGAAGGCGATGTTTGGGGTTCCGACGACGATACCGACATCGAGTACATTTACCAAGACCTCCTGTACACACAGCAAACCACGATACTTACCGGCCACCAAATTCGGGAAGCTTGGCTCAAGCACATCAAGTCCGAAGAGGAAAATTTTCTCTGGGTATCCAATCAAAAAGCCTTTGACCTGATGAAAGCTGGACTGGTGCCGCCGGCTACAAGCGACCCGAAGAACAATCCCGAATTTGAAATGATCGACGCACAACTTACCACCGAAATTTTTGGTCTATTTGCGCCTGGTCGCCCTGACGTAGCTTTGAGGATGGCGCATTTGCCCATTCAAACTACTGCCCGCGAAAATGCCGAATGGATATCAGAGTATTATGTGATCATGTATTCTCTGGCCTCCTACGTGGATGAAAACAAATCCATGTCGGAAAAAATTCAGTGGATGGCTGATGCTGCCCGCAAACGCCTGCCCAACGATTCCTACTCCGCCAAAATGTACGACTTCGTCAAGAGCCGCTACCAGGCAAAGATCCCCTGGGAACAAACCCGCGACGAGGTGTACCAGCGTTATCAGGTGGACCAAGCGGATGGTTATGACATAACGGCACAAGGCAAATACTGCAATGGCTGCTTTGCTGCGGGCATCAACTTTGCCTCTAGCATCATCAGCCTCTTGTATGGCGAAGGCAATTTGGTGGAGACCATCAAAATTGGTGCCTTGGCGGGCTGGGATTCCGATAACCCTACCGCAACCTGGGGCGGCATGCTGGGCTTTATGTTGGGAAAAGAAGGCGTTGAAAAAGCCTTTGGACGCAAATTTGCCAATAAATTCAACATCCACCGCACCCGCGTTGGTTTCCCTAACGATGGCATCGATACCTTTGATGACATGGCCGAACGCGGTGTGTTCATCGTAGACCGCGCCGTACAAGCACAAATGGGTGGTGGTATTGACCTGAAAAAAGACCGGTGGTACATTCCTGAGGTCGGATTGAATTTTTTGCCTGGAAAATAAAAATGCTTTGATTTTCCCATTACCCCAAATACTTCCGACTTTTGCTTCAATGGAATTTTCAATTCAATCTCTTAGCCCGATTCAATGGGGCGTATTGATCCTGGCGGCCCTGTTCATTGGTTTGGCCAAAGGAGGTATTTCCAATTTGGGCATGTCCACCGTCCCTCTGGCAGCCTGGTATTTTGGTGGAAAATTTTCTACCGGGATTATCCTCCCCATGCTCATTGTAGCCGATCTCACGGCCGTATTGTACTACCGCAAAAACGTAGAGTGGCGCTATTACTTGAAACTGTTGCCCTGGACGGTGGTGGGCATCGTATTTGGCACCTGGCTGGGAGAGGTAGTGAGCGACGAGTTGTTCAAACGCATTATGGGCGTGATTTTTGCCGGTAGTGTAGGTTTTATGTTGTACCGCGATTACCGGGGCATCACCACCATTCCGCACCAGTGGTGGTTTGCGGTTATTATGGGCATCCTGGCTGGGGTGACCACCATGTTTGGCAATTTGGCGGGCGCAGCGACGACCGTCTTTTTCCTCGCCATGCAATTGCCCAAGCAGAGCTATCTGGGTACGGCGGCCTGGTTTTTCTTCAGCGTCAATTTGATCAAAACTCCTTTTCAGATCCTCTTTTGGGGCACCATCTCCTGGGATACCCTTAAAATCAATTTGCTGCTCGTTCCAATCTTGCTTTTTGGCGTGGCCATGGGTATTTGGCTGGTGCAACGTTTTTCGGATCGTATTTTCCGGAGGATGACCATTGGGTTGTGTTTGGTGGCGATGGTGCTGTTGTTTTTGTGATTTGGGCAACCACAAAGACGGGCAACCACAGAGGGTTGCCTCTACGGGGGGATATTTATTGTAAAAAATTGATCTGGTTCAAACTTTTTCCCATCTACTTGCATCCTTGGGATAGCACACAATTGAAAACCCGATCCTTTGGAGCAACAAACCGAAATACTCTTGCGTAAAGCCAGGGAGGGAGACCAGCACGCACTGAACCTACTCTTTCGCACCTGGTACCGCCGCGCACACCAAATGGCCATGCGCTATGTCTCCGACGAGCACATGGCTCGGGAGGCAGTGCAACACGCCTTCATGTCGGTGTACCAGCACCTGGATCAACTCCAGCAAAGCGAAAAATTCGTGAGCTGGCTGTACCGCACCGTGATCAATTGTTGCCACATGGAGGGGCGTAAAAAACAGCGCTCGCGGCTAATCGAACTGAACCTTGCAGAAGCGCATCAGCCCCGTGCCCAAATGGCCGATCGCGACCTACAATTGGCCGAACGCAACCGCCTGCTGATGGATGCCGTGGAACGCCTGCCCGAAGACCAGCGCACCATTGTCATCCTTAAGGAACTGGATGGTATGAAATTTCGGGAAATTGCCGACTTGTTGCAGATTTCCGAAAACACAGCCAAGTCGCGGCTTTATGTGGGCCTTAAAAATTTGAAGCAAATTCTGACGCAACAGCGCCTGATCAAAGAGATGTATTATGAAGAATGAAGAAGCTGACATCATCAAATTGATGGATCTCCTGTATAGTGAAGGTGCTACCGTGCCGGAGCAAACCGAAGCCTTCTTGCAGGAGCATCCCGATTTGGCCCAAGAACTGGACGAATTGCGCGAAGTGCGCAGCGCCCTCCAGGGACTACAAATGCCCGAAGCAGCGCCCATGCCCTTGTTCATGCCCATGCCTCCAGCACCCGCCGCCCGGGTGCGGCGATGGGCCTGGCCGTATTGGGCAGCGGCATCAATAGCTTTAATTTTGTTGGGTTTTACCCTGGCCAAAGTCCAGATGCGTTTCGACCACGGCGAGCTGACCATTGCTTTTGGCAAAGCCATTGCGCCACCAAATATCAGTACCAGTGTACCAGCGTTGGGTGCCCTTACCGCTGCCGATACGCAGGCCATTCAGGATTTGGTGCGTGCTGAATTGTCACACCATTACGGCAAGTTGGAACAAAGTATTGCCCTGGCCGAGGCCAATTTGCGCAAAACCAACGATAGCCAGCGCCTACAATTGGTCAACCAACTGCAAACAGAACTGAGTGCGCTCAACCAAAAACAACAAATGGAACTCACCGCCCTAGTCGCCGCTTCACAGGCCGACAACTTGGGTAAAATGGTGGTGGCCATGCAGGATGCGCACAGCCAACAACAAGAAAAACTCAAGTGGATTGTTCAACAAGGATTCATCGATTGGAACGTCAAACGGGAGAAAGACCTGGATCGGATCAAAGATGAATTCAGCAAAGTTTACGCTCAGGTACATTACCAAAAGCAGGAACAAGACAAGTTTAACCGCGTATTAATCAATCAAACCAACAATTAAAGCCATGAAAACATACCTATTATTGGGTTTTTTACTTGGAGCTAGCCTGAGTTTAAGCGCTCAAAACAGAGCTTATGCTCCCCTGGCTCGTGCTTATGGCACTAACCTTTTTCCTTCCAATGATCCGGAAGACAAGGACATTAGCATCATGACGGGCATTTTATCTAAACTTGTTCAACAAGAGTTCAACAATGGCGACACCGCCATCAACATTGAAAGGATAAAAGGCAGCTACATCCCTGGTAGCGGGATTCTGTTTACGATCAACCAGCGGGTGCCTTTTTATAGCCAGCCGATGCTGTTGGGCGTCAATGGCCGTTCTTTTGCTCCGGGTCGCTATGGATTGACGACTACTGCGGGACAAGCTGCTGATGTGGTCGTGGTTGAAACCCCCAAGGCTACAGGTTCCGGAGCAAAGGTCAAAACGACTGAAAAACCGCTGTCTACCGCTGGTCAGGAGTCCATTTACGGTGTCCCGGCACCTAACCCTATTGCCATAACCAGTGATTCAGGTGTCCTGTTTTATGGACAACAGGGCCAGTTACACTCCTATTCTGGAGATGCCGTGACACTCTATACAAATCCTAAAGGGAACAGCGCCAAAGTACAAGACAGCGTTTTTGCCGCCAAAATCCCCCGCATGAAAAAGGTGTTGGAAAAGTTTTTGGCCGAATACACCATTCTCCTGAGCAAATTGAAGCCCGAAGAAAAAATCTGGGTAACCTGGACGATCAAAGAGGATTACTGGGGCATTGACCAAGGCAGAATGGCCTGTGAATTGAGCAGCCGAATTGTAAAACAAGACATGTTGGACTTGCGGGCGGGCAAATTGGATCAGGCTAAATTTGCAGAAAAAATCCAATATTCCGTGACACGTTGTGCCGAGCGGGTGACCAACCCGGAGGTGGAAGTGTTTACTGCTATCCTGGAGCGTTTGTATTCAC includes these proteins:
- a CDS encoding trypsin-like peptidase domain-containing protein codes for the protein MADINIHAYSLFSIPISLRNSGSDKVIAVGTGFFYSKNEKLYFITNWHNVTGINPITKEPLSSHGSQPHQIMMPVLVKDEFIDWDYVEFDLYKDESNCEPDWMVHPIHGEKIDVVVIEFDSVLDNRIIPVNECKWDLDYPLEISDDIFVLGYPKGLSVAGHLPIWKKASVASEPQVHYNGLPCFLIDTASREGMSGAPVIYKRTGVHFKKQAGKVDVKSTIFGVLWNFVGIYSGRIHGTTELDAQLGIVWKKEVIDEIIEGNTYDVLSSQFKKY
- a CDS encoding aspartate aminotransferase family protein, which translates into the protein MQTTHTSTKAEILAKQKQYLWPNHIVYYTEPLPLERGEGLRVWDVEGKAYLDFFGGILTTSVGHNRPEVVEAVKNQTEKMIHSSTLYPNEAHVNLAEKMAQITPGKLQVSFFTPSGTDADETAVFLAKIYTGRQEIVALRHGYSGRSAMGMTLTAHSNWRLTGAQVPGITHAVNPYCYRCPFKLTYPSCGVACAQDVEDVIKTTTSGKIAAFLAEPIQGVGGFITAPKEYFKIVQEVVKHFGGLMIIDEVQTAFGRTGDKWFGIEHWDIEPDVITMAKGIANGFPLGNTITTMEIAQSTAEAGLSLSTFGGNPVSCAASLATIEVLENHADPQHVGKMGIILRAGLDRLQEKYPVIGDVRGMGLMQGLELVKDRQSKEPSPEATRQLFEATKELGLLIGKGGLYGNVIRIAPPLTAQEDDIVEALDILDRAFSQVKI
- a CDS encoding anti-sigma factor family protein, with translation MKNEEADIIKLMDLLYSEGATVPEQTEAFLQEHPDLAQELDELREVRSALQGLQMPEAAPMPLFMPMPPAPAARVRRWAWPYWAAASIALILLGFTLAKVQMRFDHGELTIAFGKAIAPPNISTSVPALGALTAADTQAIQDLVRAELSHHYGKLEQSIALAEANLRKTNDSQRLQLVNQLQTELSALNQKQQMELTALVAASQADNLGKMVVAMQDAHSQQQEKLKWIVQQGFIDWNVKREKDLDRIKDEFSKVYAQVHYQKQEQDKFNRVLINQTNN
- a CDS encoding ADP-ribosylglycohydrolase family protein — protein: MKSAHSISQIYIICFILLFFSLGLNAQKAKITAPLRDPQLTYQKYRPNPTDRILSRATYHQKLYGFWLGQCIANWTGLVTEMDKIGNIGEIKTGPFYTRADWGKPDQPSIWAAGIPSNLSPTIDFVLRGEGDVWGSDDDTDIEYIYQDLLYTQQTTILTGHQIREAWLKHIKSEEENFLWVSNQKAFDLMKAGLVPPATSDPKNNPEFEMIDAQLTTEIFGLFAPGRPDVALRMAHLPIQTTARENAEWISEYYVIMYSLASYVDENKSMSEKIQWMADAARKRLPNDSYSAKMYDFVKSRYQAKIPWEQTRDEVYQRYQVDQADGYDITAQGKYCNGCFAAGINFASSIISLLYGEGNLVETIKIGALAGWDSDNPTATWGGMLGFMLGKEGVEKAFGRKFANKFNIHRTRVGFPNDGIDTFDDMAERGVFIVDRAVQAQMGGGIDLKKDRWYIPEVGLNFLPGK
- a CDS encoding RNA polymerase sigma factor, yielding MEQQTEILLRKAREGDQHALNLLFRTWYRRAHQMAMRYVSDEHMAREAVQHAFMSVYQHLDQLQQSEKFVSWLYRTVINCCHMEGRKKQRSRLIELNLAEAHQPRAQMADRDLQLAERNRLLMDAVERLPEDQRTIVILKELDGMKFREIADLLQISENTAKSRLYVGLKNLKQILTQQRLIKEMYYEE
- a CDS encoding DUF3800 domain-containing protein produces the protein MYLMYIDESGDTGINNSPTQYFVLSAIVIHEEKWLEVLDDLILFRKYLKQRFGLGMNEEIHAADWLNKDPKLKANIVKNDRLDILKKCLNWLNQRNDISIYSVRCDKHANQSKDIFEYTWKVFIQRFENTLSHKNFPGGNATDKGVLIPDDTHGQKLTALLRQMRRFNPVPNMRGYGGGMRNIRLRAVIEDPIMRDSSESYFHQMSDIVAFFARMSYEPNRYVRKKGARTFYNFLGNVVNQKVTLKQTNNWIVEI
- a CDS encoding sulfite exporter TauE/SafE family protein; this translates as MEFSIQSLSPIQWGVLILAALFIGLAKGGISNLGMSTVPLAAWYFGGKFSTGIILPMLIVADLTAVLYYRKNVEWRYYLKLLPWTVVGIVFGTWLGEVVSDELFKRIMGVIFAGSVGFMLYRDYRGITTIPHQWWFAVIMGILAGVTTMFGNLAGAATTVFFLAMQLPKQSYLGTAAWFFFSVNLIKTPFQILFWGTISWDTLKINLLLVPILLFGVAMGIWLVQRFSDRIFRRMTIGLCLVAMVLLFL
- a CDS encoding ATP-dependent Clp protease ATP-binding subunit translates to MTYDNFTIKAQESILKSQQIAAGLDQQQVDTVHLIKGILETDESVAGFLLGKSEVNLDMLRRKLDEAILKYPKVQGSDKQFLTTDANKSLSRAKVLLKEFGDQYISVELMLLGIVQGDDSGAKLLKELGANEQLLKGAINELRKGRKVTDQNSEDSYNALAKYAINLNERAESGKLDPIVGRDDEIRRVLHILSRRKKNNPILIGEAGVGKTAIVEGLAWRIVKGDVPESLQSKKIFVLDIAALIAGAKYKGEFEERLKGVIQEVTESNDTIILFVDEIHTLIGAGGGNGAMDAANILKPALARGELRTIGATTLDEYQKYFEKDKALVRRFQEVLIDEPSVEDTISILRGLQERYEVYHKIEIMDEALVAAAELSSRYISDRQLPDKAIDLIDEAAARLRLELDSLPEEIDEWDRKVRQLEIEREAVKREKNKKQQDLIEENIANAKQKRDSLMAAWKGEKELVDTVQGVKKKMEELEIQAERAERASDYEMVAKIRYGELEDQKQILKVAEEKLAALPEDSRFTNDKVTANDIAYIVSRWTGIPIDKMTQSEKDKLLSLEKEIGQRLIGQDEAVKAVSDAIRRSRAGLQDADRPIGSFIFLGPTGVGKTELAKTIAEVLFDDEKAMTRIDMSEYQEKHTVSRLVGAPPGYVGYDEGGQLTEAVRRRPYSIILLDEIEKAHPDTFNILLQVLDDGRLTDNKGRVANFKNTIIIMTSNMGSDLIMENFDDLEEMGEKHRTEIIATTKEEVFNLLKENLRPEFLNRIDEQILFLPLNKSEIKQILDLLLKKTQKMLAKQGIILKVSDPAKDLLADMGYDPQFGARPMKRVLQKDVINELSKLVLSGEVALGDTIYVHTDKKGLTFSKEPYEGAINLPPDPVDDGDDDEKEVEKPVEEKA